The Desulfosoma caldarium nucleotide sequence CAGCACCTGCACGCTCCGGCCGACGCGCTGGCGCTGGTCGCCGAAAAGGGCCGCTGGTCCCGCTACATGGTTTACGTTGTTCATATGAGTGTGCTGTGGATTTTCTTCGGTGCCTTGATGGGGTCCCTGTTCGGCTTTAAAGGCATTATGAATGTGGCGGAAGGCGAAACCACTCAGGAGGTTTTCGTGCCCAAGCAGCGCGCGATGATCACCCTGCCCTTTGCGCTACGGTGTGATGATTTTGACGTGAGCTTTTATGAAAACGGCATGCCCAAGGAGTTTCGATCGGACGTGACGGTTCTCGAAGGTGATACGCCCGTTTTGAACGCTTCCGTTCGCGTCAATGACCCCATCACCTATCGCGGCATCACTTTTTACCAGGCCTCTTACGGCGCCCTATTGAAGCGCGCGCGCGTTGCCTTTACCAAGGCCGACGGAGGGGAACGCTTTGAGCTGGACCTGCCCTTTGGGGAAGCTCAGCCCTTTGGAGCCACAGACCGTACGGTGCAACTGGTGGACTTTACCGACGATTTCAGCGGGTTTGGGCCGGCCCTGGCCATCGCCACCTGGAAAGAGAACGAACAACCTTCGGGGACGTGGATTCTCATGAATCATCCCGATTTTCACGGCAATCAACTGCAGGGCTACCGCGTCACCGTGTTGGCGTCGGAGCGAGGCTACTACACGGGATTGCAGGTGAAACGGGATCCCGGCGTGCCGGTGGTTCTTTCCGGCTTTGTGGTGTTGATTGTCGGTCTGTTAAGTACTTTTTACGTCTCCCATAGGAAACTGTACCTGTGGGCGCAACGCAACAATCCCGGCACCACTCTGGTGGTTGCCGCCTGGACTAATAAGAAAAGCCTTGCCTTTGAAAGGGAATTCCAACATCTTTGTGACCGCCTGGCGGACACTTTGCAACGCCGCACACAGGGGAAATAGGGTGCCATGGACAGTTCCGTGCTTCTCGGGATCACCACCTATGCCTATCTTTTGACCACAACCATCTATCTGGCCGGGGTCACGTTTCATAAACCCAAACTACTTACCTGGGCCACGCGCAGTGCGGTCCTGAGTCTTCTCGTCCAAACGGCGGGCATCGCTCTTCGATGGAAAGAATCCTACGACTTGGGTTTCGGCCACGCTCCACTGTCCAATCTCTATGAATCCCTGGTGTTCGGCTCGTGGATTCTTGTCCTCATCTACATCGTTTTTGAGAGAAAAATCGGGCATCGCGCCCTGGGATTTGTGCCGTCGGGCATCGCCTTTTTGGCCATGGCCTATGCTTCTTTTTCTCCGGACGTGGTTTCCAAGATTCAGCCGCTCGTCCCCGCCCTCAAAAGCAATTGGCTCATCGCCCATGTGATCACCTGTTTCATGGGCTACGCCGCTTTTGCCATCTCTTTCGGCTTGAGCCTGACCTACCTATGGCGCCGACGACGGAGGGATCGCCCTTTGGCTGTGCTTTCCACCAGTCTTATTCCCGAAGCTCGCGAATTGGATGAATTCAATTATCAGATGGTTCTTTTCGGCTTTTTTTGGCTTTCCATTGGCATCATTACCGGATCCGTGTGGGCCAATTCGGCGTGGGGATCCTATTGGAGCTGGGATCCCAAGGAAACTTGGTCCCTGATCACATGGCTTATTTATGCCACCGTGCTCCATGCAAGGGCGGTGCGTGGTTGGAGGGGTCCAAGGGTGGCGTGGTTGTCCGTGGTGGGGTTTTGTTCCGTTCTTTTTACGTATTTTGGTGTGAATTTCCTGCTGAGCGGGTTGCACAGTTACGCGACGAAATAAGAGGGCTTCGTGCCTTCGCTCAGGCTTCCTGCGCAAAAAGGAGGCGTTTCATGGTATTCGGGCTCGGCCCCGCCGAACTGCTTGTGGTTTTGGTGGTGGTCCTATTCATCTTTGGTGGAAAACGCCTCGCCGACGTCGGCAAAGCTTTGGGGGAGAGCGTCACGCAGTTCAAGGAGGGTTTGCGTTCAGGAAAACCCGATGTGCGAGACGCCCAGTATCGGCAACTTCCGGAACACGACGGCCTGCCGCCGGAATCACCGGATCGCAAGGGGGTGTGAAATGTTCGGGTTGGGGTTTCAGGAAGTTCTGCTCATTCTCTTCATCGCGCTTATCGTCGTCGGTCCCGGAAAACTGCCGGACCTTGCCCGGGCGCTAGGCCGAGGTTTGGCGGAATTTCGAAAGGCCACCAACGACCTTAAAAGCACCTTTGAACAGGATAGCACGGTGCAGGAATTGAAAAAGGAATTCCGCACGGCGCAGAGCCAGATCATGCTGGACAACCTCAGCGCCTCCATCAAAACGGAAGGCTCCAAAACCGATCCGCCCACGGAAGAAATTTCGCCGAAGGCGCCTTTGGCAGACAAGCCGGCGGCCACCGATACCCCGCAAGAAGCCGCGGTTTCCGAAACCTCTGAAAATCGGAAAGCTTCATGAGCCAGCCTGCCGACAAAATGCCATTCACGGAACATCTGGAGGAGCTGCGACGCCGGCTCATTATCTGTGCCATCGCCGTAGGTGTTGGCTTTGTCATCGCCTATTTTTTTAAAGAAAAAATCTTTGCCTGGCTCATGCGGCCGCTCCTTCAAGCCCTTCCTCAAGACGGCCACCAGAAGCTCATCTACACCGCGCCCCATGAAGCGTTCATGACCTATATCAAGGTGTCTTTTCTCGGAGGCGTCGCTTTGGCGGTGCCGGTCATTCTCTACCAGTTCTGGCGCTTTGTCGCTCCAGGGCTTTATGAACACGAACGCCGGTACCTCTACCCCATCGTCATCCTTTCCACGATCTTTTTCCTCGGGGGCGCCGCTTTTGGCTACCTCGTGGTTTTTCCCTACGGGTTTCAGTTCTTTACTTCCTTCGCCACGGAATTCATTGCGCCTATGATCAGTACCAAGGAATTTCTTTCCTTTGCCACTCGCCTTCTTATCGCCTTTGGTGTGATTTTTGAGTTGCCCTTGGTCACGCTCTTCCTGGCAAAGCTCGGCGTGGTGAAAGCAAGTTTTCTTCAGAAGCAAAGAAAATACGCCATTCTCATCATCTTCATGGGCGGGGCCATTTTGACACCCCCGGACGTCTTCACCCAAATCCTGATGGCCATTCCCTTGCTGATCCTTTACGAAATGAGCGTATGGATCGCGTATTTCTTCGGCAAAAAAGAACAGGCCGAAGAAGGGCATGCGGAAGACTCCTCCACATCCCCCGCCTCGTCGGCCTAAAGGGCTGCAGATGGGGAAGCGTCAAAACTTGGACGGATTCAGCAGCTGACAAAGGAGGCATGCACGGCACCATGGAACCGATCACTTTGGTCATTGCCACGCGAAATCGGGCCAAGTCGTCAGAGATTCGAACTCTTCTGCATGGTTTTCCTGTGGAAATCAAAGACGTGGCGGATTTCGGGCCGATTCCCGAACCTCGAGAGGACGGTCAAACTTTTGAGGAAAACGCGTATAAGAAAGCCCTCTTTACAGCCCGCGTTCTAGGGCTTCCGGCTCTGGCCGATGATTCCGGCTTGGAAGTGGAGGCTCTCGGGGGTGCCCCCGGCGTGCGATCGGCGCGCTACGCCGGCGATCAGGCCACGGATGAAGACAACAATCGCAAGCTTCTTCAAGCCATGAAAGGACAAACCCATCGCAAGGCACGTTTTGTGTGTGTCCTTTCTTTGGCCGTCCCCACGGGCCCGGCCTTGACCTATGAGGCCACGTGCGAAGGGGAAATCACCACGGAACCTCGTGGCCGTTTCGGGTTCGGGTATGATCCCGTGTTTTATTATCCTTCGGCGGGAAAAACCTTTGCGGAAATGACGCCGGAAGAAAAAGCGGCGGTGAGTCATCGCGGCCGAGCTCTTCGAGAATTGCGGGACGAATTTGACAAGGTGCTCGTGTGGCTGCGCCAAAGGCTGGCGGAAGAAAAGAGGCTTCTTTCCGAAGGCATTTGCATGCATGAGCACCCCTAGCGAACCTTCGGTCATGTCCTGGGAGGAATTCAAGGCGAGGGTTCGTGACCGAGTGCATCACTGGCGAGTTTTCGGGCTTCCTGGACGATGGCAGGTGCTTCAAGAGCTAAAAGAGCTTCAAAGGCTTCAAGAGGCCTTGGGCGCCGAAACTCGGCCGCCCCTGAACCGTTTCCCCATGATCTACCTGGCCACCCTTGACGATGGCTGGGGACACGGACTCGATGTCATCGACGCGGCGGCTCGAGCCGTCGGAGCCCCCACGGTGCGGCTGGGTCTCTTGTGTTCCACCGAGCGTATTGTGGACGCCTGTCGCCGAAACCCGCCGCATGTGTTGGGTTTGACGATTCTTCACGCCGACACGGAGTCCGCCGTGAGCGCCGTCGTTCAGGGGCTTCCTTCCGGTGTGACCGTTGTCGCAGGAGGTCCCGTTTTTCGATGGGATCCCGACTTTGCTCAACGCACAGGCCTGGATGCCGTCATTCAGGATGTGGGCGATTTTCTTCAGTGGATTTCCGCACGACTTCCGTAGATTTTTTTCCAGGGCTCCCGCCTCTTTCGCTGCGCGTCGGCAATGCTCAAATAAAGCGCTCCCACGGCCAATTCCGCACAGTGATGTTCATGCTCTGGAAGCGACTCCAAATACTCGATGACCTGTTCGGGGGTCAGGTCCCATGCCGCATCCAAAGTTTTTCCTTCCACCAATTCACAGACCGTGTTGGCGCACGCCACGGTGTTTAAACATCCCTGTACCTGAAAGGACGCACGCCGAATGGTTCCGTCTGCATCGGTGAGGAGAAAAAACTCCACCGTATCTCCGCAGGTTCCCGTCTTTTTGCCATGACCATCGGGACACGCAAGGGTTTCCATGCGATCCGTTCGCAGAGCCATTTCCAAGAACTTTGTCGAGTGATCCTGCCAAAAATCATGACCTTCTTTCTTATGCATCGTCTTGCCACCTCCGCGGGCATCAAGACAACCTTTGGGACCACGAACCGGCCGCACGCGGCCTTTTACTTAGCAGCCGCAAGTCCATTCGTAAAGGGCTCCCTTTGCACCGGCGAAAGCATGAGATAAACTTGAATGTTATCGGTTCAAAGGACCGACCCCCGGGTTGTGGCGTAACACCCCTTACAAAGGAGGCGGGACAATGGCCGGTGAGTTACACCCGATCAAAACCGTGGGCATTCTTACAGGTGGCGGCGATGTCCCTGGGCTCAACCCCTGCATCAAGATTCTGGTATACCGATGCGTCGAAGAAGGCTTCCGCGTGCTGGGTATTCGCCGAGGCTGGGCCGGGCTTCTCGACTACAATCCCGATGATTCGGAAACCTTTTCCCGATGCTTTCAGTGGCTGGAAAAGAACACGGTTCGCACCATCGACCGCACAGGCGGCACCTACCTTCACACCTCTCGAACCAACCCCGCTGCCGTGCGGATCAGAGACGCCCCGCCGTTTTTGGCTTCTCAGTTCAGCGCCGAAGGGGAAAAAAGGGATTTCACAAATCATGTGCTCAACAATTTGGAGAAGCTCGGCGTGGACTGCCTGGTGGCCATTGGCGGAGACGACACGCTGAGTTACGCCGTGCGTTTGCATCAGGAAGGTTTTCGAGTGCTGGCGATTCCCAAAACCATGGACAACGATGTTTTCGGCACCGATTACTGTATCGGGTTTTCCACGGCCGTGACCCGCAGCGTGAATTTTATTCATGCCCTGAGAACGTCCACGGGATCCCACGAACGCATCGGCATTATTGAACTTTTCGGCCGCCATTGCGGAGAAACATCCTTGGTGAGCGCCTATCTTGCGGGAACGGATCGCGCCATCATCAGCGAGGTCCCCTTTGATCCCGAACGACTGGCTACACTGATCATGGAAGACAAGAGGACAAATCCAAGCAATTACGCCATGTTGACCATCAGTGAGGGGGCACGCATGCTGAGCGGCGCGGTTTTGGAGCGCGGTGAGGCGGACGCGTACGGGCACAAAAAGTTGGGTGGCATCGGCCTGGTCACCGGCGAGATTCTCAAAAAGCTAACCGGGCAGGACATCATCTACCAGCAGTTGTCTTACCTCATGCGAAGCGGAGCGCCCGATTCTTTAGATCTCATGGTGGCGGTCAATTTCGCCAACATGGCCGTGGATTTGGCCTTGAGGAAAAACTTCGGGCGCATGGTGGCTCTGAGCAAGGGCATTTATACGGATATGCCGGTGAGCATCGTCGTCTCAGGCCAAAAGCGCGTGGATGTGCACGAACTCTACGATGTGGAAAACTATCGTCCCAAGGTGCGCCACGTCATGGGCAAGCCGATGTTTTTGTATTGATTTCCTCGGAACGGGGCTTTGGGCCGCTTCGAGGCGTGCGGAGCGGCCCCTTTCTTTTAAGACCCTTCGCGATTTCGGGAAGTGACCACAAGGCCCTCTTCGAAAAACAAAGCCTTGATCACTCCTTCCAGGTCCTTGGCAGAAAAATCTCTCGACACTTCAAGCTTTTCCAAAGCTTTTTGCAGGAATCGAACGCCTCGGGCCACGTTCGGCCCGCTGAGGCAACCTCGTACGGAATAGTATCCCCAGATCCTGTAGGGCAGCGCATAGCCTTCCTGCTCGGAGAGCTCCAGAAATTCATACACCTCGCCGTAAGGCGAATGAAAAGGACCCGTAGGAACCTCAATGGGCAAGGGCACCTCTTCGGCGATCACTTCCAGGCCGTGCCGTTCCCGCAAATAGGTCCTCAGGCCCCACACTTCTTCTTCCGTAAGGTAGCGCAAGACCTGTTCCAGGGCTTGGCGCCGTGTGATTTCATCCAGCTTTTCGTAATCCGCCACGAGGCTTTCCATGGCCACCACCGGCTCCGCTCTGTCCAGCCGGTACCAGTCGACTCGAACTCCGTAATAGGTCACATCATCCTTTTCCATTTCCGCAATGGAATAGGCGCGATAAAGCCTCAGGGGCTGTAAGGCTCCGCCTCCAGCTGCGGATTTCCCCCCAGGAAGGACACGAAACCGCCTTTTCATGTCACACCTCCAGCGGCCCAAAAGACCTTTCCCGCTCCATCCCACGCGGGCCAACGGCATGGAACACCGCGGAAACGGCACCCCTGACGGTTTCGTGCCAAGGCCGCCGCGAAATTCATTTTCTTACGGAAAAGAAGGAATCGGACTTGCAGTCCCCCGTCTGTTCCTTGACCGTGCATTCGCTGCAAAACTCCCCATACTCGGGCCGGCTCTGCCTCTTGATAATATCCTGCCCCGTGGGATATTGACTGCAATTGGAACACCAGTGCCACGTTTGACTGTCTTCCTTGCGACGATACACGACCATGAATGCCACCTCCTTGTACCCACACACCGTTGCTGAACGTTATCGCACTGAGACACTCGCCATAAACCTGGGT carries:
- the resB gene encoding cytochrome c biogenesis protein ResB, which produces MSISAERLRQLWRTLGSVRLALFLFLILVLGCIVGTLVPQDLSEREVMARYGPTTARWLLAFQINDLYHSLGFQALLVALSVNLIACTLQRLPKTRALLRERGDFLDPAKLTKYSLHRVLDVPADFTMVRHASETVLGSAFGRLQHLHAPADALALVAEKGRWSRYMVYVVHMSVLWIFFGALMGSLFGFKGIMNVAEGETTQEVFVPKQRAMITLPFALRCDDFDVSFYENGMPKEFRSDVTVLEGDTPVLNASVRVNDPITYRGITFYQASYGALLKRARVAFTKADGGERFELDLPFGEAQPFGATDRTVQLVDFTDDFSGFGPALAIATWKENEQPSGTWILMNHPDFHGNQLQGYRVTVLASERGYYTGLQVKRDPGVPVVLSGFVVLIVGLLSTFYVSHRKLYLWAQRNNPGTTLVVAAWTNKKSLAFEREFQHLCDRLADTLQRRTQGK
- a CDS encoding 6-phosphofructokinase yields the protein MAGELHPIKTVGILTGGGDVPGLNPCIKILVYRCVEEGFRVLGIRRGWAGLLDYNPDDSETFSRCFQWLEKNTVRTIDRTGGTYLHTSRTNPAAVRIRDAPPFLASQFSAEGEKRDFTNHVLNNLEKLGVDCLVAIGGDDTLSYAVRLHQEGFRVLAIPKTMDNDVFGTDYCIGFSTAVTRSVNFIHALRTSTGSHERIGIIELFGRHCGETSLVSAYLAGTDRAIISEVPFDPERLATLIMEDKRTNPSNYAMLTISEGARMLSGAVLERGEADAYGHKKLGGIGLVTGEILKKLTGQDIIYQQLSYLMRSGAPDSLDLMVAVNFANMAVDLALRKNFGRMVALSKGIYTDMPVSIVVSGQKRVDVHELYDVENYRPKVRHVMGKPMFLY
- a CDS encoding XTP/dITP diphosphatase; its protein translation is MEPITLVIATRNRAKSSEIRTLLHGFPVEIKDVADFGPIPEPREDGQTFEENAYKKALFTARVLGLPALADDSGLEVEALGGAPGVRSARYAGDQATDEDNNRKLLQAMKGQTHRKARFVCVLSLAVPTGPALTYEATCEGEITTEPRGRFGFGYDPVFYYPSAGKTFAEMTPEEKAAVSHRGRALRELRDEFDKVLVWLRQRLAEEKRLLSEGICMHEHP
- the tatC gene encoding twin-arginine translocase subunit TatC, with product MSQPADKMPFTEHLEELRRRLIICAIAVGVGFVIAYFFKEKIFAWLMRPLLQALPQDGHQKLIYTAPHEAFMTYIKVSFLGGVALAVPVILYQFWRFVAPGLYEHERRYLYPIVILSTIFFLGGAAFGYLVVFPYGFQFFTSFATEFIAPMISTKEFLSFATRLLIAFGVIFELPLVTLFLAKLGVVKASFLQKQRKYAILIIFMGGAILTPPDVFTQILMAIPLLILYEMSVWIAYFFGKKEQAEEGHAEDSSTSPASSA
- a CDS encoding iron-sulfur cluster assembly scaffold protein; its protein translation is MHKKEGHDFWQDHSTKFLEMALRTDRMETLACPDGHGKKTGTCGDTVEFFLLTDADGTIRRASFQVQGCLNTVACANTVCELVEGKTLDAAWDLTPEQVIEYLESLPEHEHHCAELAVGALYLSIADAQRKRREPWKKIYGSRAEIH
- the tatB gene encoding Sec-independent protein translocase protein TatB yields the protein MFGLGFQEVLLILFIALIVVGPGKLPDLARALGRGLAEFRKATNDLKSTFEQDSTVQELKKEFRTAQSQIMLDNLSASIKTEGSKTDPPTEEISPKAPLADKPAATDTPQEAAVSETSENRKAS
- the ccsB gene encoding c-type cytochrome biogenesis protein CcsB, which produces MDSSVLLGITTYAYLLTTTIYLAGVTFHKPKLLTWATRSAVLSLLVQTAGIALRWKESYDLGFGHAPLSNLYESLVFGSWILVLIYIVFERKIGHRALGFVPSGIAFLAMAYASFSPDVVSKIQPLVPALKSNWLIAHVITCFMGYAAFAISFGLSLTYLWRRRRRDRPLAVLSTSLIPEARELDEFNYQMVLFGFFWLSIGIITGSVWANSAWGSYWSWDPKETWSLITWLIYATVLHARAVRGWRGPRVAWLSVVGFCSVLFTYFGVNFLLSGLHSYATK
- a CDS encoding cobalamin-dependent protein (Presence of a B(12) (cobalamin)-binding domain implies dependence on cobalamin itself, in one of its several forms, or in some unusual lineages, dependence on a cobalamin-like analog.), with protein sequence MSTPSEPSVMSWEEFKARVRDRVHHWRVFGLPGRWQVLQELKELQRLQEALGAETRPPLNRFPMIYLATLDDGWGHGLDVIDAAARAVGAPTVRLGLLCSTERIVDACRRNPPHVLGLTILHADTESAVSAVVQGLPSGVTVVAGGPVFRWDPDFAQRTGLDAVIQDVGDFLQWISARLP
- a CDS encoding twin-arginine translocase TatA/TatE family subunit, which gives rise to MVFGLGPAELLVVLVVVLFIFGGKRLADVGKALGESVTQFKEGLRSGKPDVRDAQYRQLPEHDGLPPESPDRKGV